AGGACCCCGGGGGACGCCTCGGGCCGCGTAACCCCACCCGTCACACGTGTATCAACACCGGCGTTTCGGCCAGCGCCCTCCCGGGCGAGACCCGCACGCCTCAAGGGTGGATGCACCCTGCACGAGCAGCCTTCCGCGCTCCTGTACGGGATCCGCTTCGTCTCAAACACGCGTGTTCGATCCGGTGCCCCCGGTCGTTGACCCCGGCACCATCACGTGAACACAACACAGCGTGTGGCGAATGCAGTTGACCTCGTCCGGCAGCACAGGCACGTCCTTCGGCAGCCGGGCTCCCCCGTCGAGAGGTATCCCCATGACGCCCGCTCGTCCCGAACGCCTCGACCTCGTCCGACGGGAAGCGGGGTGGACCGTATGACCGACCGGCGGCAGGCCGGCGAAGAGCCCTCCGCGGTGGACGAGGAGTCCTCCGCGGTGTCGGAGTCGGAACGACTGCTGTTCGGCGGGGAGCTGGCGTACGACGTCGGTTGGGAACGGCACGAAGGCGCCTGGCTGAAGCTCGGCCTCGTGACCATGGCCAAGGCCTTGCCCCGCATGATCGGCACCGGATTGAAGCTCGCGCACCTCGCCGACGCACGCGCCCTGCGCGTGGTGCTCGGTGCCGAGGTCGGGCGGGGCGTGGCCCAGGCGGTCGGGCTGGTCGCGGTCAACGGCGTACTGGGCCACGTGCTGGCCGGCGGCACGACCAACCAGCGCCTGGCCCAGGCCGTCCCCTCGCTCGTCCTGGTCGCGGTCACGGCGTTGCTGGGTTCGCTGCTGCGCTCCGCCTCGACGGCGGCCACCGGCGAGCTCGAACCCAAGGTCCAGCGGGTCGCCACGGAGCGGTACCTGGGACTGGTGCACCGGGTGGAGCTCGCGGCGATCGAGGACGACGAGTTCCACCGGCTGCTGGACGCGGCCCGCTACGGGGCCGACTCCGCCCGCCGGATGATCCGGTACTGCACCAACACGCTGAACTCCGGGATCTCCCTGATCGCGGCCGCCGGCGTGCTCACGGTGCTCCACGTCGCGCTGCTGCCCCTCCTGGTCCTGATGACCCTGCCGAGCGCGTGGAGTTCGCTGACGATCTCCAAGCAGCGCTACATCAGCTTCCACACCTTCGTGCAGCACGCGCGGGCCGGGCACCTGCTGGGACAGTTGCTGACCCAGCGGGAAGCCGCCGCCGAGGTCCGGGTCCACGAGGTCGGACCCTTCCTCCTCGGTCACTTCCGGCAGATGGCCGAGACGAGCGAGCGCGAGCAGACCCGCCTGGCCCGCAACGCCGCCAGGATCGGGCTGATCGCGGACGGTGCTTCCGGGGCCGCGACCCTCCTCACGTACGGGGCGCTGGGGCTGCTGCTGTGGAGCGGCCGGATGGACCTGGCGGTCGCGGGCACCGCGGTGCTCGCCATCCGCGCCGGCTCCTCCAGCCTCGACGGCCTGGTCCTGCAGATGGCGGACCTGCACCAGGAGTCGCTCTTCGTCGCCGACTACGAGCGGCTGTGCACGGAGGCCGAGGCGCGCGCGATCCCGGAGACCGGGGAGGACCTGCCCGAGCAGGTGCGGGAAGTCCGCTTCGAGAAGGTCACGTTCACCTACCCGGGCTCCGGCGGCGAGACCCCGGACCCGACCCTGCGCGAGGTGTCCCTGTCCTTCCCGATGGGCAAGGTCATCGCCTTGGTCGGGGCCAACGGCTCGGGCAAGTCCACCGTCGTCAAGCTCCTGGCCGGCCTGCACCTTCCCGACGAGGGCGGCGGCACGATCTGGTGGGACGACGTGGACGCCGCCAAGGCCGACCGGGGACAGATCTTCGCCCGCATCGCCCTCATGTCGCAGTCCTTCTTCCGGTGGCCGTTCACCGTGCGGGTCAACATCGGCATCGGCCGGCCCACCGTGCCCATCGAGGACGCGGCGGTGCAGGACGCGGCGGCCTTCTCCGGCGCCGACAAGTTCATCGCGGCACTGCCCCGGGGCTTCGGCACGCTCCTGGGCCGGGGATACAAGGGCGGGCGCGAGGCGTCCGGCGGGGAATGGCAGCTGACGGGCATCAGCCGCGCCTGGTACAAACGCGCCGGGATCCTGGTGGTCGACGAGCCCACCAGCGCTTTGGACGCGGTCGCCGAGCAGCGGGTCTTCGATCAGATCCGCGCGCTCGCCGCGACCGGCCAGACGATCATCTTCATCACCCACCGGCTGCATTCGGTGCGGCACGCCGACGTCATCCACGTCATGAAGGACGGCCGTCTCGCCGAGTCCGGGACGTTCTCGGAGCTCATGGACGAGGCCACCGGCACGGGGGACTTCAGGGATTCCTACCTCATCCAGGCGGCCGCGTTCGCGGAAACCCTGCCCGCCCAGCGCGCCCCCGCGGCGGACACCAGGACGGAGGAGCGCGCGTGAACTCCGCGGTGCGCATCGGAACCGGCCGTCCTGGAACCGGCCGCCCCGAATCCGGCCGCCCCGGAACCGGCCGCCGCCCCGGGGTTGCCCGGTGAGCGGCGGCGCCCGGCACACGGTGCCGGTCGACGTCCACCTCATCCTGCGCCGCGACACCGAGAACGGCCCCGAGGTGCTGCTGTCCCGCCGCGCCGGACCGGTGTACGCGACGGGGCTGTGGCACCTCCCGTCCGGGCACCTCGACCCCGGCGAGACCATGGTCGAGGGGGTGATCCGAGAAGCCCGTGAGGAGACCGGCGTGCTCATCGACCCGGAGGACGTCACCGCGGCCGTCACCGTCCACCACCGCCCTCCCGTCGGCGCCAACTCCCGGATCGGCGTGTTCTTCGAGGTCCGGCGATGGTCGGGACAGCCCCGGGTGAGGGAGCCGGACCGGTGCGACGGCATGGGCTGGTACCCCCTGGACGGGCTGCCGGAGCCGATGGTCGCGTACTGCCGGGCCGGCCTGGACGCCTACCGCGCCGGGCTGCCCGCCGCCGTGCACTTCCAGCACCCCGGCGACCCCGTCCGGCACGCCCCGGCCGGCCCCGACCGCACCCGCCTCCTGCCCGGCCCGCCCACCGGGCACCCGTAGCCCGCCACCGGCCGCTCGTGAACACCGACACGAAAGGGAACACCTCCCCGATGAAGCCGACACCCACCGCGCAGGACTGGCACGCCTCCTCGGGGGACATCGCCGCGCTCCCCGCCCACGACAGCCGGACCTACGAGGTGATCACCCTTCGCCGGGTCTTGGCGCACCTGCCCGACCGCGCCCGGACCGTCGCCGAGCTCGCCGGCCTGCTCGCCCCTGACGGGATCCTGTGCGTGATCACCCCGCACGCCGACCGGCAGCCCGAGAAGCTGCGCGGGATCAGTCTGGACGACGCCGAGATCGCCCTGCTCACCGACGGCTGGGAGCACACCGACCGGATCGAGGCCGGCAACTCCACCGTCCTCCTGCTGCGCGGACCCACGTGCGTCCCGCGCTCGCCCCGATGACCGCGGGTTCAGGCCGCTTCCAGGCAGGTGCCTGCCGCTCGCACTTCCTGCCAGCGAAGATCTCTTCCACCTCCTCGGAACGCTCAGCAAACTGGTGATCACAGGGCAGCGGGAGTCCCGGAAACGGGCTCCCAGCCCGCCTCGGCGCAAGGGCGCATTGCCGCCACCGCTCAGCTTTCCGACGACGTGCCCGGCCCGGGCGTCGTAGGCGCACGACCCGGATCACACACCAGCACCAGGAGTCCCCTCCCATGAGCGGTATCAACGACCCCCGTCTGAAGGCCGAGCAGCTCACCGTCGAGACCATCGACTCGATCGACCACGAGGTGAAGGTCCTCGGCTCCAAGAGCTACACCAACCGGCAGATCGCCATCGCGGCCCTGGCCGCCCTCGATGGCAAGGTTGGTGTGATCGACGGCGCCCTCGTCTCCGACGACACCATCTTCTTCGCCAACGCCGTCGCCTCCTTCGGACACGTCAGCGTCGAACTCGACCACGACAACCACCGCTTCATCCTCACCCCCACCGGCAAGCCGATGGTCGCCCCCGAGGCCGACATCTTCGTCGGCGGCGCCGGCACCCCGCTGCGTTTCCTGATCTCGATGGCCGGCCTCGCCGAGGGCGTCACCACCATCACCGGCAACACCCGCATGCAGGAGCGCCCCTTCGGTGACCTGCTCGCGGCCCTGCCGGGCCTGGGCGTCCAGGCCGTCGCGGTGCGCGGCAACGGCTCCCCGCCGATCCAGGTCACCGGCGGCAACTTCGTCGGCGGCAAGACGAAGATCTCGGGCGCCATCTCCTCCCAGTACACCTCCTCGATCCTGATCAGCTCGGTCCTCGCCCAGCAGGACACCGAGATCGAGATCGTCGACGAGCTGGTCTCCAAGCCGTACGTCGAGATGACGCTGGCCACCCTCGCCGAACACGGCATCACCGTGGAGCGCGACGGCTACCGCACCTTCAAGGTCGCGGCCGGCCAGTCCTTCAAGGGCGGCCGCGCCGTCGTCGAGCCCGACGCATCCGGCCTGTCCTACTTCATCGCCGCCGCCGCGATCCTGGGCGGCCGGGTCACCGTCCCGGGCATCGGTTCCGCCTCCCACCAGGGCGATGTCGGCCTCGCCGGGGTTCTGGGCCGGATGGGCGCCGACGTCGAGATCACCGAGAGCTCGATCACCGTCCGGGGCGGCGAACTGCACGGCATCGAGGTCGACATGGACGCCATGCCCGACGTCGTCCCCTCCCTCGCCGCGGTCGCGGCCTTCGCCCGGGGCAAGACCCACATCACCAACATCGCCAGCCTGCGCGTCAAGGAGTGCGATCGCATCGCGGCCGTCACCACGGAGCTCCGCAAGATGGGCATCACCGTCGACGAGTACGACGACGCGATGACCATCCACGGCGGCACCCCGCACGGTGCGGTCATCGACACCTACGACGACCACCGCATCGCCATGACCTTCGCGATCATCGGCCTGCGCACCCCCGGCGTCGTCATCAACGACCCCGGCTGCGTCGCCAAGTCCTTCCCGGCCTTCTGGAACACCCTGGACACCCTGCGATGAACATCAACGAGGCCACCCACGGGATCCTGCTCGTCCTCGACGGCTGGGGCCACGCCGCCGCCGGGCCCGGCAACGCGCTCACCGAGGCCCGCACCCCCGTCCTCGACTCCATCGCCGCCGAGCACCCCTCCACCTTCGTGGAGGCCTCCGGCGAGCACGTCGGCCTGCTGCCCGGCACCGTCGGCAACTCCGAGATCGGCCACATGGTCATCGGGGCCGGCCGCCCGCTCGACTACGACAGCGTCCTGGTCCAGCGGCAGATCGACAGCGGGGAACTCGGCGGCAACCCCCGCCTCACCGAAGCCCTCGACCGGCTGGCGTCCGGCGGCGGCGCCCTCCACCTGGTCGGCCAGGTCTCCGACGGGATGATCCACTCCCACGTGGACCACCTCCACGCGCTCCTGGGCATCGCGGCCTCCCGCGGTGTGCAGCGCGTGTGGGTGCACGCCATCACCGACGGCCGGGACGTCGCCGACCGAACCGCCGGCCACTACCTCACCCGCGTCGAGGAGTTCTTCGGCTCGACCGGCGTGGGGGCGCTGGCCACCGTCTCGGGCCGGGGCTACGGCCTCGACAAGAGCGGCGACCTGGAGCTGACCGCCAAGGTCACCGAAGCCATCGCCTACGGCAAGGGCGCCACCGCCCGGGACTACGGTCAGGTACTGGCCGCAGCCGAGAACGGGGACGTGTGGGTCACCCCCACCGTCCTCACGGGCGCCGACGGCGGACCGCTCGCCGCCGTCCGCGACGGGGACACCGTCCTGTTCGCCAACTTCCGCAGCGACCGGATCCAGCAGCTCGCCGACGACCTCGTCCGGGTCCTCGCCGCCGCGGACGTCGAGGTCCTGTCCCTGACCCAGTACGACACCGAGGCCGCCATCCCCGCCCTGGTCGGGCGGGCGGACGCCTCCGGCGGCCTGGCCGACGTACTCGAATCCCACGGCCTGCGCTCCGTACGCATCGCGGAGCAGGAGAAGTTCGAGCACGTCACCTA
This genomic interval from Streptomyces sp. NBC_00193 contains the following:
- a CDS encoding methyltransferase domain-containing protein, which codes for MKPTPTAQDWHASSGDIAALPAHDSRTYEVITLRRVLAHLPDRARTVAELAGLLAPDGILCVITPHADRQPEKLRGISLDDAEIALLTDGWEHTDRIEAGNSTVLLLRGPTCVPRSPR
- a CDS encoding ABC transporter ATP-binding protein, with the protein product MTDRRQAGEEPSAVDEESSAVSESERLLFGGELAYDVGWERHEGAWLKLGLVTMAKALPRMIGTGLKLAHLADARALRVVLGAEVGRGVAQAVGLVAVNGVLGHVLAGGTTNQRLAQAVPSLVLVAVTALLGSLLRSASTAATGELEPKVQRVATERYLGLVHRVELAAIEDDEFHRLLDAARYGADSARRMIRYCTNTLNSGISLIAAAGVLTVLHVALLPLLVLMTLPSAWSSLTISKQRYISFHTFVQHARAGHLLGQLLTQREAAAEVRVHEVGPFLLGHFRQMAETSEREQTRLARNAARIGLIADGASGAATLLTYGALGLLLWSGRMDLAVAGTAVLAIRAGSSSLDGLVLQMADLHQESLFVADYERLCTEAEARAIPETGEDLPEQVREVRFEKVTFTYPGSGGETPDPTLREVSLSFPMGKVIALVGANGSGKSTVVKLLAGLHLPDEGGGTIWWDDVDAAKADRGQIFARIALMSQSFFRWPFTVRVNIGIGRPTVPIEDAAVQDAAAFSGADKFIAALPRGFGTLLGRGYKGGREASGGEWQLTGISRAWYKRAGILVVDEPTSALDAVAEQRVFDQIRALAATGQTIIFITHRLHSVRHADVIHVMKDGRLAESGTFSELMDEATGTGDFRDSYLIQAAAFAETLPAQRAPAADTRTEERA
- the aroA gene encoding 3-phosphoshikimate 1-carboxyvinyltransferase; translated protein: MSGINDPRLKAEQLTVETIDSIDHEVKVLGSKSYTNRQIAIAALAALDGKVGVIDGALVSDDTIFFANAVASFGHVSVELDHDNHRFILTPTGKPMVAPEADIFVGGAGTPLRFLISMAGLAEGVTTITGNTRMQERPFGDLLAALPGLGVQAVAVRGNGSPPIQVTGGNFVGGKTKISGAISSQYTSSILISSVLAQQDTEIEIVDELVSKPYVEMTLATLAEHGITVERDGYRTFKVAAGQSFKGGRAVVEPDASGLSYFIAAAAILGGRVTVPGIGSASHQGDVGLAGVLGRMGADVEITESSITVRGGELHGIEVDMDAMPDVVPSLAAVAAFARGKTHITNIASLRVKECDRIAAVTTELRKMGITVDEYDDAMTIHGGTPHGAVIDTYDDHRIAMTFAIIGLRTPGVVINDPGCVAKSFPAFWNTLDTLR
- the gpmI gene encoding 2,3-bisphosphoglycerate-independent phosphoglycerate mutase, whose translation is MNINEATHGILLVLDGWGHAAAGPGNALTEARTPVLDSIAAEHPSTFVEASGEHVGLLPGTVGNSEIGHMVIGAGRPLDYDSVLVQRQIDSGELGGNPRLTEALDRLASGGGALHLVGQVSDGMIHSHVDHLHALLGIAASRGVQRVWVHAITDGRDVADRTAGHYLTRVEEFFGSTGVGALATVSGRGYGLDKSGDLELTAKVTEAIAYGKGATARDYGQVLAAAENGDVWVTPTVLTGADGGPLAAVRDGDTVLFANFRSDRIQQLADDLVRVLAAADVEVLSLTQYDTEAAIPALVGRADASGGLADVLESHGLRSVRIAEQEKFEHVTYYVNGRDDRVREVEDHVRITADSAPDYVARPEMNLARVTEAITAAARRDDVALVIANLANIDVVGHTGDHAATVKAAEHTDREVERILTAAAATGRWVLLVGDHGNAERMVKPGPDGAPLPYGGHTTNRVPAVVVPAPGQSLGDHLAEGGSLADIAPTVLHLLGRPSGPAMTGRSLL
- a CDS encoding NUDIX domain-containing protein, producing MSGGARHTVPVDVHLILRRDTENGPEVLLSRRAGPVYATGLWHLPSGHLDPGETMVEGVIREAREETGVLIDPEDVTAAVTVHHRPPVGANSRIGVFFEVRRWSGQPRVREPDRCDGMGWYPLDGLPEPMVAYCRAGLDAYRAGLPAAVHFQHPGDPVRHAPAGPDRTRLLPGPPTGHP